The following proteins are encoded in a genomic region of Aquifex aeolicus VF5:
- a CDS encoding RtcB family protein, translating into MGLKEKLIRKGKYIWELPKETIEGQRVPVILYLSDALFELLEEDALRQAANAATLPGVEKAIYVMPDVHVGYGFPVGGVMATNTETGIISPGSIGYDINCGVRLIATNLKAVDVAPRIKEIMNNMLKNVPAGVGSTSEIKLSKSQMKEVLVKGAGWAVEHGFGFPEDLQHIEGFGALPNADPEKASHEAYERGSDELGTVGSGNHFVEVQAVEQIYEPEIAEKLGIWEGQVMVMVHSGSRGFGHQVCTDYLRVALKVRDKYKIKLPDPQLACMPFNSPEGQAYFKAMNAAANYAFANRQILGFKAANTVRKTLGISWEEFGYRLIYDHAHNIGKVEKHEVDGKKVEVIVHRKGATRAFPPYNPEVPPAYREVGQPVIIPGDMGRASFLLVGQTNSMKMSFGTACHGAGRVMSRRQAKKYVKEVGLEKVIGNLVVVARGKGTIMEEIPQAYKDVTEVVRVIDELGIAKAVARLKPLGTLKG; encoded by the coding sequence ATGGGACTGAAGGAAAAACTTATCAGAAAAGGTAAATACATATGGGAACTGCCAAAAGAAACGATAGAAGGTCAAAGAGTACCCGTAATTCTTTACCTGAGCGACGCCCTCTTTGAACTCCTTGAAGAAGATGCCCTAAGACAGGCTGCAAACGCCGCAACTCTTCCGGGAGTGGAAAAGGCTATTTACGTGATGCCGGACGTTCACGTGGGGTACGGCTTTCCCGTGGGAGGGGTAATGGCCACGAATACGGAAACAGGTATAATAAGTCCCGGTTCAATCGGTTATGACATCAACTGCGGTGTCCGTCTAATAGCGACAAACTTAAAAGCGGTGGATGTAGCACCCAGAATAAAGGAAATAATGAACAACATGCTAAAAAACGTTCCCGCAGGTGTTGGCTCCACGAGCGAGATAAAACTCTCTAAATCCCAGATGAAGGAAGTGCTCGTAAAGGGAGCAGGCTGGGCGGTTGAACACGGCTTTGGTTTTCCCGAGGATCTTCAGCACATAGAGGGCTTCGGTGCTCTTCCGAACGCAGATCCCGAAAAGGCTTCTCACGAGGCCTACGAGAGGGGTTCGGACGAACTCGGAACTGTCGGAAGCGGGAACCACTTTGTGGAAGTTCAGGCGGTAGAACAGATATACGAGCCTGAAATTGCGGAAAAGCTCGGTATATGGGAAGGACAGGTAATGGTTATGGTTCACTCTGGTTCGAGGGGTTTCGGTCATCAGGTCTGCACGGATTACCTCAGGGTAGCCTTGAAAGTGAGGGATAAGTACAAAATCAAACTCCCTGATCCCCAACTTGCGTGTATGCCCTTCAACTCTCCCGAAGGACAGGCTTACTTCAAGGCTATGAACGCCGCGGCAAATTACGCCTTTGCAAACAGACAGATCCTCGGTTTTAAAGCTGCGAACACGGTCAGGAAAACTCTCGGCATTTCGTGGGAAGAGTTCGGCTACAGGCTCATATACGATCACGCTCACAATATAGGAAAGGTGGAAAAACACGAAGTAGACGGAAAAAAGGTCGAAGTAATAGTTCACAGGAAAGGGGCAACGAGAGCTTTTCCTCCTTACAACCCCGAAGTTCCCCCCGCTTACAGGGAAGTAGGACAACCCGTGATAATTCCGGGAGACATGGGAAGGGCTTCCTTCCTGCTCGTGGGACAGACCAACTCTATGAAGATGTCCTTCGGGACTGCGTGCCACGGCGCGGGAAGAGTTATGTCAAGAAGACAGGCAAAGAAGTACGTAAAAGAAGTAGGACTTGAAAAGGTAATAGGTAACCTCGTAGTAGTTGCAAGGGGTAAAGGAACAATAATGGAAGAAATCCCCCAGGCGTACAAGGACGTGACGGAAGTCGTAAGGGTTATAGATGAACTGGGAATAGCCAAAGCGGTGGCTAGGTTAAAACCCCTCGGAACGCTAAAGGGTTAA
- a CDS encoding GGDEF domain-containing protein, translating into MSIKKKITSYSVIFFVLYIIFVSVVVYLDFKALNNKKSREFYENLVVTCTEIKKLMYGKEENPLVFFYKFSNIVLKILRSEGVILYDNSKYGKFNQNLHKVSLIYGDFVVIGNIKPDFLEKIFPVEPYGNVGSVINPVFVARYPLLWEGKVFGYLITWKEFNNLNFTVFGIFGTSLVFFLVYVLVISRYLSSISKDLKFLSGIIKGVAKKEFSKTDLLRENAMRSKDKDSEIYELKVAVIKMIETLKKILIETSKEKTLYERMALTDPLTGLYNRRVFTEMAEKELAKAKRYGYNFSILMIDIDNFKKINDTYGHDVGDLVLKKISEILKRNVRGADLVARFGGEEFIVMLSNTNLNGAVKKAEQLRRMIEQTPIELPNGEKLRVTVSIGVSTYRGHESLEELIKEADQALYEAKRKGKNRVEVFRESLTL; encoded by the coding sequence ATGAGCATAAAGAAAAAAATTACTTCTTACTCCGTTATTTTTTTCGTGCTCTACATAATTTTCGTATCAGTGGTTGTGTATTTAGATTTTAAAGCGTTAAACAACAAAAAGTCAAGGGAGTTTTACGAAAATCTCGTGGTTACATGTACTGAAATAAAGAAATTGATGTACGGAAAAGAAGAAAATCCTCTCGTGTTTTTTTATAAATTTTCAAACATCGTTTTAAAAATTTTGCGTTCCGAGGGAGTAATTCTGTACGACAACAGCAAGTACGGGAAGTTTAATCAAAACCTTCACAAAGTTTCTTTAATTTACGGAGATTTTGTAGTCATTGGTAATATTAAGCCCGATTTTTTAGAGAAAATTTTTCCCGTGGAACCATACGGGAATGTGGGGAGCGTTATAAATCCCGTATTCGTGGCGAGGTATCCTCTTCTCTGGGAGGGAAAAGTCTTCGGATACTTAATAACTTGGAAAGAATTTAATAACTTAAACTTTACCGTTTTTGGTATTTTTGGGACAAGTCTTGTATTCTTCCTTGTTTACGTTCTGGTTATATCACGTTATTTGAGTTCAATATCTAAAGATTTAAAGTTTTTGAGCGGGATAATAAAGGGAGTTGCAAAGAAGGAGTTTTCTAAGACGGATTTACTTCGTGAAAACGCTATGAGGAGCAAAGACAAAGATAGCGAAATTTACGAACTTAAAGTAGCGGTAATAAAGATGATTGAAACTTTAAAGAAGATACTTATTGAAACTTCAAAGGAAAAGACACTTTACGAGAGAATGGCTTTGACGGACCCTCTCACGGGTCTATACAACAGAAGGGTTTTCACCGAGATGGCTGAAAAGGAACTGGCGAAGGCTAAACGGTACGGATACAACTTCTCAATTCTTATGATTGACATAGATAACTTTAAGAAAATAAACGACACCTACGGACACGACGTCGGAGACCTCGTTCTCAAAAAGATTTCAGAAATCTTGAAAAGGAACGTGAGAGGAGCGGATCTCGTGGCACGCTTCGGAGGAGAGGAGTTTATAGTTATGCTTTCAAACACAAACTTGAACGGAGCTGTAAAGAAAGCGGAACAACTGAGGCGTATGATAGAACAAACGCCCATAGAATTGCCAAACGGTGAAAAACTAAGAGTAACAGTAAGTATAGGGGTGAGCACTTACAGAGGGCACGAGAGCTTGGAAGAGTTGATAAAGGAAGCGGATCAGGCACTGTACGAGGCGAAGAGAAAGGGAAAGAACAGGGTGGAAGTGTTCAGGGAAAGCTTAACCCTTTAG
- a CDS encoding DASS family sodium-coupled anion symporter — protein MNKNVFLVLAILVFFGVLITSPFEGNVNKGIAILLLAAILWITEALPLPVTALLIPVSGVLLGVFDVKTALSYFAHPLIFLFFGGFVLAVALSKYQIDEYIAHKIVSVAQGKFLPSVFLLMLATSLISMWISNTSTTAMMLPLALGILAGVRETEREKVFPFVLLGIAYSASVGGIGTLVGSPPNGIAAGILGLSFPDWLKFGIPVFLILFPLLFAILFLVFRPTSDLKVERVQEIKFEFTPQRVLVLLIFLFTALAWIFSKKIAPIFEVKKYFDTVVALLAVVALFIFRLLDWRDVKEGVSWGTLLLFGGGIALSGIMKKTGTAKFISQELVDVLHGLPTFLFLLTIVLFVIFLTELMSNTATTALIAPILFSTAQMIGKPPEMLVIPAAVAASCAFMLPVATPPNAIVYGTGYIKQSQMMRVGLILNIVFSIVLAAFFTVYVGG, from the coding sequence ATGAATAAAAACGTATTTCTCGTTTTAGCCATTTTAGTTTTCTTCGGTGTCTTAATAACCTCCCCTTTCGAAGGGAACGTCAACAAAGGCATAGCAATTCTCCTGCTCGCCGCAATTCTTTGGATTACCGAGGCTCTTCCCCTTCCCGTTACGGCACTCCTCATTCCCGTGAGCGGTGTTCTCTTAGGAGTTTTTGACGTAAAGACCGCACTTTCCTACTTTGCTCACCCGCTTATATTCCTCTTTTTCGGAGGATTCGTTCTCGCTGTAGCCCTTTCAAAGTACCAGATAGACGAGTACATAGCCCATAAAATAGTCTCCGTAGCTCAAGGAAAGTTCCTGCCTTCAGTTTTCCTGCTAATGCTTGCAACTTCCCTTATTTCCATGTGGATCAGTAACACCTCAACTACAGCGATGATGCTTCCCCTCGCCCTCGGGATACTGGCGGGAGTAAGGGAAACGGAAAGGGAAAAGGTATTTCCCTTCGTACTTCTTGGTATAGCCTACTCTGCGAGCGTAGGAGGGATAGGAACGCTTGTGGGAAGTCCACCAAACGGTATAGCGGCGGGGATACTCGGACTGTCTTTCCCCGACTGGCTCAAGTTCGGAATTCCCGTATTTTTAATACTCTTTCCCTTGCTCTTCGCAATACTGTTTTTAGTCTTCAGACCTACCTCTGACCTGAAAGTTGAAAGAGTTCAGGAAATTAAGTTTGAGTTCACTCCGCAAAGAGTTCTGGTTCTTCTCATCTTCCTCTTTACCGCCCTTGCGTGGATTTTCAGCAAGAAAATAGCCCCTATTTTTGAAGTGAAAAAGTACTTTGACACGGTTGTGGCACTCCTCGCGGTAGTAGCACTATTTATTTTCAGGCTCCTTGACTGGAGGGACGTAAAAGAGGGTGTATCCTGGGGAACGCTTCTTCTCTTTGGTGGTGGTATAGCCCTGAGTGGTATTATGAAGAAAACAGGAACAGCCAAGTTTATTTCTCAGGAACTCGTAGACGTCCTGCACGGACTCCCTACATTTCTGTTTCTCCTCACTATAGTTCTTTTCGTTATATTCCTCACGGAACTAATGAGTAACACAGCAACAACCGCACTTATCGCCCCTATACTCTTTTCAACGGCTCAGATGATAGGTAAACCCCCCGAAATGCTCGTGATTCCCGCCGCGGTTGCCGCATCTTGTGCTTTCATGCTTCCCGTTGCAACACCTCCGAACGCAATCGTTTACGGAACGGGTTACATAAAACAATCCCAAATGATGAGGGTAGGTCTTATCTTGAATATCGTATTTAGTATTGTTTTAGCCGCTTTCTTTACAGTGTACGTGGGAGGTTGA
- the nadD gene encoding nicotinate (nicotinamide) nucleotide adenylyltransferase, with product MRIVFGGSFDPVHVGHIILARDVCEHFNAKEVIFVPTYQAPLKEKHKASAQDRLNMLKLALEREEKFTIEDYEIRRKGISYTVYTLKYLKEKYGGEELYLLLGSDSFLKFHKWKEPREILKLAKIIVVEREGMLEKVKEYIKEYFPELRKNEDIFFYKGRRIDISSTE from the coding sequence ATGAGAATAGTCTTCGGAGGAAGTTTTGATCCTGTACACGTAGGTCACATAATACTCGCGAGGGACGTCTGTGAACACTTTAATGCAAAAGAAGTTATATTCGTCCCCACCTATCAGGCACCCCTCAAAGAAAAACACAAAGCAAGCGCTCAGGACAGGTTAAACATGTTAAAGCTTGCACTTGAAAGGGAAGAGAAGTTCACAATAGAAGACTACGAAATAAGACGAAAGGGAATTTCATACACCGTGTACACACTCAAGTACTTAAAGGAGAAGTACGGAGGGGAGGAGCTCTACCTCCTCCTCGGAAGTGACAGTTTTTTGAAGTTCCATAAATGGAAAGAACCGCGTGAAATACTAAAGCTTGCAAAAATTATTGTGGTCGAGAGGGAAGGGATGTTGGAAAAGGTGAAGGAATACATAAAGGAGTACTTCCCGGAACTGAGGAAAAATGAAGATATCTTTTTCTACAAAGGCAGAAGGATAGACATCTCTTCAACCGAATAA
- a CDS encoding putative bifunctional diguanylate cyclase/phosphodiesterase — translation MYYLAFFDQLTGLPNRHLFIMLLQRFIHDEETNNLHVCMLNLKNFGEINFLFGFDKGDEILKEIANRLRTLVKEGAAARLSGKAFGIALRNKEREEVVELVEKLSKEKVDSVDLNIKAGISSYPQDGENPKELLEKAELALLFAKNTVNFYKKEYEEKLKKELRIKEFLEESIEKKEFGVVYQPIVSLKDFRPVGAEALVRWYHPELGEVPPSIFVPVAEKYGLVSQINYIVMEKAFRELSDFVKEREFYLSINVNAEQFYSVELIQKLIEFEEKFKFPLRNVILELTERALMAKSEKAVEILSELKKLGVKIAIDDFGTGYSSMHYLVEFDVDEIKIDKSFIDKMLENVNAWQVVRNIIELTHNLNALALAEGVENEEQIRELKKLLCDEAQGYYFSPPLPFKKLIEFVENERQNLIK, via the coding sequence GTGTACTACCTCGCCTTTTTCGATCAACTCACGGGACTTCCTAACAGACACCTGTTTATTATGCTCCTTCAAAGATTCATTCACGATGAAGAGACTAATAACCTCCATGTGTGCATGCTCAATTTAAAAAACTTTGGTGAGATTAACTTCCTCTTTGGGTTCGATAAGGGAGATGAAATACTTAAAGAAATAGCAAACCGTTTGAGAACGCTTGTTAAGGAAGGAGCGGCAGCCCGGCTATCTGGAAAGGCTTTCGGGATAGCTCTTAGAAACAAGGAAAGAGAAGAAGTTGTTGAGTTAGTAGAAAAACTTTCTAAGGAAAAAGTAGACTCCGTAGATTTAAACATAAAAGCGGGAATATCCTCTTATCCTCAAGACGGAGAAAATCCAAAGGAACTTTTAGAGAAGGCGGAGCTGGCATTACTTTTCGCGAAAAATACGGTCAACTTCTACAAAAAAGAGTACGAAGAGAAGCTCAAAAAGGAACTACGGATAAAGGAATTTTTAGAAGAGAGCATAGAAAAGAAAGAATTCGGAGTGGTTTATCAACCTATAGTTAGCCTGAAGGACTTCAGACCAGTCGGTGCAGAAGCCTTGGTGCGGTGGTATCACCCTGAACTCGGAGAAGTGCCTCCGAGTATCTTTGTCCCCGTAGCCGAAAAGTACGGACTGGTTTCACAAATAAACTACATCGTCATGGAAAAAGCTTTCAGAGAGCTTTCGGACTTTGTCAAAGAAAGGGAGTTTTATCTCTCTATAAACGTGAACGCGGAACAGTTCTACAGCGTAGAGTTGATACAGAAATTAATTGAGTTCGAGGAAAAGTTTAAGTTTCCATTAAGAAACGTAATTCTGGAACTAACGGAAAGGGCTTTAATGGCAAAGTCTGAAAAAGCAGTAGAAATCCTGAGTGAACTAAAGAAATTAGGTGTAAAGATCGCGATAGACGATTTCGGGACAGGTTACTCCTCCATGCATTACCTCGTTGAGTTCGACGTAGACGAAATAAAGATAGACAAGAGTTTTATTGATAAGATGCTTGAAAACGTAAACGCCTGGCAGGTTGTGAGAAACATAATTGAACTTACGCACAATTTAAACGCCCTTGCCCTTGCAGAGGGTGTTGAAAATGAAGAACAGATAAGGGAACTAAAAAAACTCCTCTGTGATGAGGCTCAGGGTTATTACTTTTCGCCACCCCTCCCATTCAAAAAACTTATAGAATTCGTGGAAAACGAAAGACAAAATTTAATTAAATAA
- a CDS encoding Uma2 family endonuclease — MKLKSKLSYEDIRRLPEGSYEVINGEVVELVPTGFEHGEYELDLGAFLREKLKNKGYVAVGEVGVLISKEPLRIRSADVVYISKKRTPERPKGILDVPPEIVIEIVSPNNTYSEIEEKVFDYLSAGVDRVLIVDPKVRKATLFEKGKREAKIYDFDEEFELLEGLKLRLSEVLSS; from the coding sequence ATGAAGCTTAAAAGTAAACTCTCTTACGAAGATATAAGAAGACTTCCTGAGGGAAGTTACGAAGTAATCAACGGGGAGGTGGTTGAACTGGTACCTACGGGATTTGAACACGGAGAGTACGAACTCGACTTGGGGGCTTTTTTAAGGGAAAAATTGAAGAATAAAGGATACGTTGCAGTGGGAGAGGTAGGAGTTTTAATATCAAAGGAACCACTCAGGATACGCTCGGCGGATGTAGTTTATATAAGCAAGAAACGTACTCCCGAAAGACCAAAGGGAATACTTGATGTTCCGCCTGAAATCGTTATAGAGATAGTTTCTCCTAATAACACATACTCGGAAATTGAGGAAAAGGTTTTTGATTACCTGAGCGCTGGTGTAGACAGGGTTTTAATCGTAGATCCGAAGGTAAGGAAGGCAACTTTATTCGAAAAGGGAAAAAGGGAAGCGAAGATATACGATTTTGACGAAGAGTTCGAACTTTTAGAAGGTCTCAAATTAAGGCTTTCCGAAGTCCTGTCTTCATAA
- a CDS encoding NAD(P)-dependent oxidoreductase, whose translation MKVGFIGLGHLGRAIAKRLIEQGVELIVWNRTLSKAHEFAKETGAEVTSSPADLINKVDRVFVIVFDSQASEEVIFGEKGLVKGDIKGKTVIDMTTNHYLYAQKAYEELKKLGAFYLDAPVLGSVIPALKGELTIVVGGDKEKFEENKPLFEKFCRAIYYLGEAGMGSKMKLVNNIVLGGIMEVLAEAIAIGEKAGIDKETLINVLNDGAGKSYILDVKKKKLLEEDFSTHFSVNLIYKDLHYAQDLIKDLGLFSFTTAAVKETYGLARKEGFGNLDFSAVYKLFKED comes from the coding sequence ATGAAGGTAGGTTTTATAGGTTTAGGACATCTTGGAAGAGCCATAGCAAAAAGATTGATAGAACAAGGTGTAGAATTAATAGTCTGGAACAGAACGCTTTCAAAAGCTCATGAATTTGCCAAAGAAACGGGTGCGGAGGTTACAAGCTCCCCCGCGGATTTAATAAACAAGGTGGACAGAGTTTTCGTTATAGTTTTTGACTCTCAGGCTTCAGAAGAAGTGATATTCGGAGAAAAGGGACTCGTAAAAGGAGACATAAAGGGAAAAACCGTTATAGACATGACTACGAACCACTACCTTTACGCACAGAAGGCTTACGAAGAACTTAAAAAACTTGGAGCTTTCTATCTGGACGCTCCCGTCCTCGGAAGTGTTATACCAGCCCTTAAAGGGGAACTCACTATAGTCGTGGGAGGGGATAAGGAAAAGTTTGAAGAGAATAAACCTCTTTTTGAAAAGTTTTGCAGGGCGATTTACTACCTAGGCGAGGCGGGAATGGGAAGTAAGATGAAACTCGTAAACAACATAGTTCTGGGCGGGATAATGGAAGTCCTGGCTGAAGCCATAGCCATAGGTGAAAAGGCGGGAATTGACAAGGAAACATTAATAAACGTCCTCAACGACGGAGCGGGGAAATCCTACATCTTGGACGTTAAGAAGAAAAAACTCCTCGAGGAAGACTTCTCAACGCACTTTTCCGTTAACCTCATATACAAGGATCTCCACTACGCTCAGGATTTAATAAAAGACTTGGGACTCTTCTCCTTTACAACCGCTGCGGTAAAAGAAACATACGGACTCGCAAGGAAGGAAGGGTTTGGAAATCTGGACTTTTCAGCAGTTTACAAGCTCTTCAAAGAAGACTAA
- the hisB gene encoding imidazoleglycerol-phosphate dehydratase HisB codes for MREAEVFRETRETKIKLYINLDGSGNYEVNTPVGFLTHMLESFAKHGRFDLKVEAEGDVHVSHHHTVEDCGIVLGQAVLKALGDKKGIRRYGYSIIPMDEALVLSSIDISGRPLFFYEDKDLRGKITEFDFELIWEFFKGFALESRSTLHIKVLDGKILHHVAEACFKSFAITLKEAVKVEGSGVPSTKGVI; via the coding sequence ATGCGGGAAGCGGAAGTCTTCAGGGAAACGAGAGAGACAAAGATAAAGCTATACATAAACCTAGACGGAAGCGGGAATTACGAAGTGAACACACCTGTGGGATTTTTAACCCATATGCTTGAGTCCTTTGCAAAACACGGAAGGTTTGACCTGAAGGTTGAGGCCGAGGGAGACGTTCACGTTTCCCACCACCACACAGTGGAGGACTGCGGTATAGTTCTCGGTCAGGCGGTACTAAAAGCCCTCGGAGATAAAAAAGGAATAAGGAGGTACGGATACTCCATAATTCCCATGGACGAGGCTCTGGTACTCTCTTCTATAGACATCTCGGGAAGACCGCTATTCTTTTACGAAGACAAGGACTTAAGGGGAAAGATAACGGAGTTTGATTTTGAGCTTATATGGGAATTCTTTAAAGGTTTTGCCCTTGAGAGCAGGAGCACGCTACATATAAAGGTCCTTGACGGGAAAATACTCCACCACGTGGCGGAAGCTTGCTTTAAGTCCTTTGCGATTACTTTAAAAGAAGCGGTAAAAGTAGAGGGAAGCGGAGTGCCCTCAACGAAAGGCGTTATTTAG
- the glp gene encoding molybdopterin molybdotransferase MoeA — MKNLTPLEEALKIVLENVKPLESERVFIHEALGRVLAEDVVSDTDKPLFDNSAMDGYAVRWEDIKEVPAKLKVIGEYAAGTGENLKVEKGTAVKIFTGAPIPEGADTVVPVEYTETQDGYVIVKKSFKQGANVRRRGEDVKKGEVVIPKGKEIRPYEMGMLASVNRAVVSVYRKPHVGILSTGDEILDVCEEQTKPSQIRTSNNYTVYGQVLQAGGIPHNLGIAPDEPQKLKEIMRSIHKYDIFITTGGVSMGEKDYVQYLVEDLGIDVKFHKLRIKPAKPVLFGVYGENKLFFGLPGNPVSAAVAFDLLVYPAIKAMQGHREVFKQKVTAILEGDYRRKNADRREFARCRVWFENGRYHCEPYPKQDSHMLTSLVNSNAYMVVYEGVNELKKGQEVEVILF, encoded by the coding sequence ATGAAAAATTTGACACCCTTGGAAGAAGCCCTGAAGATCGTCTTGGAGAACGTAAAACCTCTGGAAAGTGAAAGGGTTTTTATACACGAAGCTCTCGGAAGGGTTTTAGCGGAAGACGTAGTTTCCGATACGGATAAACCCTTGTTTGACAACTCCGCCATGGACGGGTATGCGGTGCGCTGGGAGGATATAAAGGAAGTGCCCGCCAAGTTAAAGGTAATAGGTGAGTACGCAGCGGGAACCGGGGAAAACTTAAAAGTGGAAAAGGGAACCGCGGTAAAGATATTCACGGGAGCTCCAATACCAGAGGGTGCGGATACGGTGGTACCCGTGGAGTATACGGAAACTCAGGACGGATACGTAATCGTTAAGAAGAGTTTCAAACAGGGAGCAAACGTAAGGAGAAGGGGCGAAGACGTAAAAAAAGGAGAAGTGGTAATACCTAAAGGAAAGGAGATAAGACCTTATGAAATGGGAATGCTCGCTTCAGTAAACAGGGCTGTGGTGAGTGTTTACAGAAAACCGCACGTGGGAATACTCTCCACGGGAGATGAGATACTGGACGTGTGTGAAGAACAAACCAAACCTTCGCAGATAAGGACTTCTAACAACTACACCGTTTACGGGCAGGTTTTACAGGCGGGAGGTATTCCTCACAACCTCGGCATAGCCCCCGACGAGCCTCAAAAACTGAAGGAAATTATGAGGAGTATACACAAGTACGACATCTTCATAACCACGGGCGGTGTGTCCATGGGCGAAAAAGACTACGTCCAGTACCTCGTGGAAGACTTAGGTATAGACGTAAAGTTTCACAAACTCAGGATTAAACCGGCCAAACCCGTCCTTTTCGGCGTTTACGGAGAGAATAAACTCTTCTTCGGACTTCCCGGAAATCCCGTCTCAGCAGCCGTAGCCTTTGACCTTCTCGTTTACCCTGCCATAAAAGCCATGCAAGGGCACAGGGAAGTGTTTAAACAAAAGGTAACCGCTATCCTTGAGGGCGATTACAGGAGGAAGAACGCGGACAGGAGGGAGTTCGCAAGGTGCAGGGTGTGGTTTGAGAACGGAAGGTACCACTGCGAACCTTATCCAAAACAGGACAGCCATATGCTCACCTCCCTTGTTAACTCAAACGCCTACATGGTAGTTTACGAAGGCGTGAACGAGCTGAAGAAGGGGCAGGAGGTGGAAGTTATACTTTTCTAA